ATTGTCTTTTATGGCCAGATCATTGGCTCCGTATCCCAGAAAAACAATATTTCCGTCTGCTGAGTTTCTTGCACTTAATTCATGGGGCATTCTTTTCAGCAGCCCTTCAGTTGTTTCACCGCCAATTCCAAGATTGAATAAGATGAGTTCATCACCATTTCCTTCATGGAACTGCTGGAGTGCGTATCTTTTCAGAATATCAACCCATCCGCCAAAAACACCGTCATATTCTCCGTAAGTAATGCTGTCTCCGAAGAACAGCCCGTATACTATTTTTTTCACTTATTCAGTTTCTTTTTTATATTTATTAAAAACAGTGTTATACACGAGGTATGCTGCTAAAAACAGCTGATACCATTCAAAATCCAGTTTAAATCTTGTCATTCCGGCCTGTCCTATCATATAAGGTACTGTAAAGTTACCAAACAACAATATTGAAAAAAGAAATAATTCCCACTTTTTGTGCCTGTATAACTGGATCAAGCTTATCAAAACAGTAAAATTCAAAATGATAACATAAACTTTCCTTCCCATGACTGCGGGTGAGGAATCATAGAAATATCTTGATGGTACATACCATAACATAAGTGCATTGGCAGCGGCTTTTTTCAGTGAGATATAAGGGTTGTTTTTTTCAATACTCCTGACTTCTTTTTCATATATTTTCTCCATGGTGAACTCATCGGTATGCATTCTTTTTTTTCTTATTTCGGAGCTTTTCTGAAGAGATATTTTTTGTAATGACTCAAAAACCTGTACTTCATGAAAATATCCGAAATGTATATTCTGCCAAACGGGGCTCTTGGATAGAATAATCTTATTAAAAGTTACGTAATTCCGGGCTACCCACGGGGTATATAAACAGCCGATAATTCCCAGCACTGCCACCAGTTCTTTCAGCTTAATTTTTTTAAATAAAAGAAGGCACAGTAAAAGAATCATGGAAAGCGGAACTGCAACCACCTGGCTTAAAAATAACACTGCCGAACTGATTCCCAGCATGATGACGTGTCCCCAGGAATATTTTCCATTCCATATGACTAAAAAAAAGTATAGAAAGATCAGAAAAATAAAAATGAAAACATTCGTAATTTCCAAAGTATTGGAATAGAGAAAGTAGGCAGGTGATCCTATAAATAAATATCCGGTAAGAATTCCTATTTTATCTTTATTGAATATTTTTGAAATGAGAATAAAAAGCAGGGGGATTAGAAAAAAGATAAAATGCTGCGATAGAATAACAGCTGTTTTTGCATGGTCCCCAAAAATATAAATGAATAGAGATAAAAAAAGTGGATATACCGGCAGCTTATACGCGGTAGGCCCTACACTCATAAATTCGGAATACACTCCATATTTAACCAAATTATTAGCAATATCCCAATCTTCAAAGGTAAGTCCCTCAAAATTTTTTTTGTGAGAATAAAAAATCTTCAGAAAAAGAACTGCCAAGTTAAACATCATAAAAACTTTACATTTCAACAAAAGATTCATTAGTCTTGTCATGATTAATTCAATAGTATTGTGGGCTGCAAAATTAATTATTTAGGCTTATACTTAGGGCATAAAGAGAAAGTACTTTTATTAGTCTTCCGATAAAACCAACGTAATATTTTTATGGGATTGTATGATTTCAACCAGAATTTCAAACAGTGTTTGTCCTCTTCCGGCCAGAAGCTCGTTTAGTTTCTGTTGAATCAATTCGGTGTTAAAAGGTTTGCCCTGTCTGATCTTATTTTCATAAAATTCCTGTGTAGCCATTAGGCCAAGGTCTTCTTTTGATTTTCCAGACAGCTTCCATATCATTTCTATTTCCTCATTATTTTCAAATATTCCGAAACCGCCATATAAAATATCATCAAAGCCATCAAGCGTTCCCACTTTCCAGTCCGCATCTTTCATCAGCACGTTGGAAATTTCATCATAGAAACCTGCTAGAGACGAAAAATGACCGCCATGGATGACGATCATTTTTCTTGTATTGTTATTTGAAGTATTCAACACCGTTTTTGAATATATTGTGATAATTCGCGGTAGGAATATTTTTCATGAGGCCTTCTGCAAAACGTTCAGGATGTCCCATTCTTCCGTAAATCTTTCCACATGGACTGGTAATTCCTTCAATTCCGAACAGTGAGTTGTTTGGGTTGAACGGCATTCCGTGGGCAATGTTTCCGTCTAAATCGATATACTGTGTTGCAATCTGTCCGTTTTCATAAAGCTTTTTGATTTCTTCTTCTGAAGCCATGAAACGTCCTTCACCGTGGGAAATCGGAATGGTAAACTCCTGGCCTTTCATTCCTTTTAACCATGGGCTTTCATCATTCACCACTCTTACTGTCACCATCTGGGAAATATGTCTTCTGATGGCGTTATGAGCCAATGTTGGAGAGTTTTCATCCAGATCTTTAATTCTTCCGTAAGGCAGCAGCCCTGATTTCACCAACGCCTGGAATCCGTTACAAATCCCGATGATCATTCCGTCTCTGTCTAACAGCTCGTGAACGGCATTTTTCATCTTTTCGTTTTTCAGAACATTCACGATGAATTTTGCGGAACCATCCGGCTCATCCCCTGCTGAGAATCCTCCCGAGAATGCTAAAATCTGAGAGGTTCTGATCTCTTCTACCCATGCATCGATGCTTTCATCCAATAATTGGTGACTGATGTTGATCAAAGGCAGACTGCTTACTACAGCTCCTTCTTTCTGGAATGCATTCAGTGTGTCATACTCACAGTTGGTTCCCGGGAATACCGGAGCGAATACTTTAGGCTGCGCAATTCCGTGTTTCTTGATGATGATATTTCTTGGATGGATGGAGTTTGATTTTTCATCAATCTCCACCGTAATTTTTTCTTTTTCTACCGTTGGGAAAAGGTTTTCAAATGTACCGGTGTAAGCTGATTCAAGATTTGAAATTTGAAATTTGAAATTATTGATGGTTACCACTTCATCCGTAACTACTTTTCCAATCATCTGAAGATTTACAGAGCTTAGTTCTTCTTTAGCTTCGATAATTAAGCTACCGATATTTTTAGCTAATAAAGTATTTTCATCTGCATTTATTTCTGCACCTAATCTGTTTCCGAAGCTCATTTTGGCCAATGCTACAGCCACTCCACCGTCTTTCACTGTTTTTACAGAAACGATTTTTCCTGAGTTAATGTTTTCAAAGATGAATTCATAAACTTCTTTTAAAGCAGTATAATCTGGAAGACCACTTTCCTGAGCGATATGATTGAAGAAATAAATCTTGTTTCCTGCTGCTTTAAATTCCGGGGAAATGATGTTTTGTTTTTCTCCATTGGCACATGCAAAAGAAATCAATGTTGGCGGTACGTTCAGATCCTGGTAAGTTCCGCTCATGGAATCTTTTCCTCCGATAGCCGCTAAGCCAAGGTTGATCTGAGCATCATAAGCTCCTAAAAGGGAGGCTAAAGGTTTGCCCCATTTTTCAGGGTTTTGTCCAAGTTTCTCAAAATATTCCTGGAAGCTTAATCTGATGTTTTTGTAATCCCCACCCATGGCAACGATCTTCGCAACGCTTTCTACGACTGCATAAGATGCTCCCAGCAATGAGTTCTGTTTTGAAATTTCAGCATCAAAGCCCCAGCTTGCCAGAGAAACGGTTTTAATATCTTTTGCTCCTAAAACAGGCAGTGTCTGAACACTTCCTTCCATTAAGGTCTGCTGATATTTCCCTCCTAAAGGCATTGCTACGGTCGTTCCTCCAACTGAAGAATCGAACATTTCCAGCAATCCTTTCTGGGAAGCTACGTTTTTATCTTTTAAGGTATCCAGGAAGTTTTCTTCCGTGAATGTTTTGGTTTCTTCTTTTACTTCTTCAAGGTGAGTGATCTTTACTTCCTGAGATTTTGAACATCCGTTGGTATCCAGGAATGCTCTTGAAAGATCTACGATTTTATCTCCTTTCCAGAACATCTGCATTCTTCCTGAATCTGTTACTTTCGCTACTTCTACCGCTACGATATTTTCAGCTTCACAGAATTTAATGAACTTTTCTTTATCTTTCGGATCTACCACTACAGCCATTCTTTCCTGAGATTCGGAAATAGCCAGTTCGGTTCCGTTTAATCCTTCATATTTTAAAGGAAGCACATCAAGGTTTACTTCCAGAGAGTCTGCAATTTCACCGATGGCTACGGAAACTCCTCCGGCACCGAAGTCATTTGACTTTTTAATCAGTCTTGTCACCTCCGGATTTCTGAACAGTCTCTGGATTTTACGTTCTTCTACTGCATTTCCTTTCTGAACTTCGGAACTCATGGTGTGAATAGAGGTTTCGTCCTGCTCTTTTGAACTTCCGCTGGCACCACCAACTCCGTCACGTCCTGTTGCCCCTCCTAAAATAATGATGGAATCCCCATTGGCTGGTTTTTCACGTCTTACCCAATCTATAGGAACCGCTCCGGTTACAAACCCTACTTCCATTCTTTTGGCTTTGTAGCCTTCATCATAGATTTCGGAAACCATGGTTGTTGCCAGACCGATCTGGTTACCATACGATGAATATCCGTTGGCAGCCTGTTTGGTAATGGTTTTTTGTGGTAATTTTCCCGGTAAGGTTTTGTCTACTGATTCTAAAACATCAGCAGCACCTGTCAGTCTCATCGCCTGGAATACAAAAGATCTTCCAGATAAAGGATCTCTGATGGCTCCTCCTAAACAGGTAGAAGCCCCTCCGAAAGGTTCAATTTCTGTAGGGTGATTGTGGGTTTCATTTTTGAATAATAAATACCAAGGTTCTTTTTTACCGTCGTATTCTGCTTCAATCTGGATGGTACAGGCGTTGATCTCATCGGAAATCACAAGATTATCCAGGTTACCTGTTTTATGAAAATATTTACCGCATACGGTGGCCAGATCCATTAATGAGATTGGCTTCAGTTCTCGGCCTAAGAATTTTCTTTTTTCGATATAGTCATTGAAAATGGTTTCCAATGTATGTTTGAACTGCCCTTCAAACTGAATGTCTGACAATTCTGTTTCGAAAGTGGTATGACGGCAGTGGTCACTCCAGTAGGTATCTAAAACTTTAAGTTCTGTTTCGGTAGGGTTTCTCTGCTCTGTTTTGAAATATTCCTGAATGAACTTAAGGTCATCCAGCCCCAGGGCAAAACCGTGGTTATTGTAGAAATTCTCAAGCTCAGCATCATTAAAATTGGTGAAATTTTCATGAACCAAAACTTTTGAAGGGGTTTCATCGGCAGGAATATCCAGTACGGACAGGTCTTTTTCCTGAGACTCTACTTTATTGATCAGCAGGTCTTTGATTTTAACAAGATCTGATTCAGAGATTCCTTCAAATTCAATCAGCTTACCGCTTCTTACTTTTGATTTTTCATTTTCCGTCAGCAATGCAATACACTGCTGGGCAGAATCTGCTCTCTGGTCATACTGTCCGGGTAAAAACTCCATTCCAAAGTGGATTTTTTCTGCCGGGTTTTCGGTGTGTAAAATATCCGTAACAGGGTCTACAAAAGTGTTATATACTACTTTTTCAAATTCTCCGTCATTCAAACCGAAAATATCGTACACATTGTATACTTTTACGCTTTGAACGGCAGGAACCACCGCTTTTACTTCATCAAAAATTTTTGGACTTTCCACATCGAAAATTCCTCTTTTTTCTACGAAAATTCTTTTGTTTTTAGACATTAGATGTCAGATTTTAATATTAGATTTATTTATTCTTTTTACTTTAAAGCACCAGTGTCAGATTTCTATCCGGAGTTCCGTCTGCATTGGAAGCTTTTTTAGGAGCATTCATCCAGACTACTTTGTTCAGTACAAATTTAAAGGAATATGTCTTACCTTTTTCAAATTTGGATATGGGAACTTCCAGTTCGAACCGGTTTTTATCTTTTTTCGTCATCCGGTATTCTTTATTTTCAGGATTCCAGTCATTGAAAGAACCTGCTACTGCAATGGTATTGAGCAACCCGGCATCTGCATTTTTGGGATGGGTATAGCTGAACACAACGTTATTTCCTTTTACAGAATATCCGTACACTTCTTTTTTTGCTGATGATGAAGTAAGGTCTTCCATGATTTCTGAAGCGCTGTCCAGAAGTACAAATCCGCCCCCGTCTACACTGACATTGACAATCATACAGATTCCTATATTCAATTCAGGGTATACCGTAAACCAGGTCTGAGTTCCAAAAGAGCCACCATGTTTAAATCCAACTTTTCCGAATTCACTGATGTAATAGTCATCCCAAAGATAGCCCTTCCAGGTTTCTTTACTATTCTCTATATTTTTATGGGTTCCCTGAACAACCTTGTCTTTTGAATACAGTTCATCTTTCAGAAACTTCATCAGATCTCCGAGAGTTGATTTTGTTCTTGCTCCTGTAGAACCCCATAAATTAGAGGCAAAATGAGGCATTAACTGATGATCTCCATTGTATCCATTGGCTAATATTTCATTTTTCCCCAGGGTAAACTTAGTATTCTTCATCCCTAATTTTGAAAAAATATTTTCATGGAAAAGCGTTTCTACCTCTTTACCATAGACATTTTCAAGGATATGTCCTGCCAGTTCAAGACTTAAGTTGCTGTATTGATATTTAAATCCGGGAACGGTATCCAGTTTTACCTGCTTCAGATCTTTTAAAAACTGGTCTTTAAAATAGCCCGCTTCACGTTCCACTATTAAAAAAGGACTTTTATCAGTCCAATTTTTACCTTTCAAATCATCTTCATCAGGCAAGCTTCTTGGTAATGCTGTAGTATAAGAAAGAATATTTCTGACTTTTACAGGAGTTCCGTTAAATTCTAAATTCCGGTAATCGTCTTTAAGATATTTCCTAATGTCATCATCAAGATTAATCTTTCCTTCCAATACTGCTTTAGACAGCATCTGACCTGTAAAAAGCTTGGTTACTGAAGCTATTTCAAAGTAGGTATTATCATTTGCCTGGTTTCCTTTTCCTTTATCGAGTTCACCAAAATGTCTGGTATAGACTTTTCCATCTTTTATGATTCCGATGGACACGGAATAGGCTCCTGATTTTTCAGCCAGTTTTTTTGCATTCGCTTCAATGATTGAATATACTGTCTTTTCACTCTGTGAATAGCTCTTCACAAAGGTCAGAATAAGTATAAACATCAATGCATTTCTCATCAGGCTGATTTTTTTCTTCTATTTAAAGTGTGAATATTAAGTTCTTATCCGGTGTACTGTCCGCATTCGAAGCTCTTTTAGGAGCATTCAGCCAGGCGATCTTGTTCAGTACAAATTTAAAGGTATATGTCTTCCCTTTTTCAAATTTGGATACAGGAACTTCCAGTTCAAACCGGTTTTTATCTTTTTTTGTCATCTGGTAGTCCTTATTTTCAGGATTCCAGTCATTGAAGGAGCCTGCTAGTGCAACGGTATTGAGCAGTCCGGCATCTGCATTTTGAGGGTGGGTATAGCTGAATACAACGTTATTTCCTTTTACTGAATATCCGTACATTTCTTTTTTTGCTGAAGGGACTGCGAAATCTTCTATTATTTCGCCAGCAGCATTCTGAAGAATAGGGAAAGTTGTGGGTGTACTATTGTTGACGATTACACAAATTCCCATTTTAAGTTCGGGATAAATGGCAAACCAGGTTTGCGTGCCGAATGCTCCGCCATGTTTATTGCCAACCTTTCCGTATTCACTGATGTAGAAGTTATCCCAGAAGTAGCTGTGCCAGTTTTCCTTGCTGTTATCAATATTTCTCTGTGACTCCAGAATGACTTTGTCTTTTGAATACAACTCATCTTTCATGAATTTCATAAGATCTCCCATACTGGATATGGTTTTCATTCCTGAAGAACTCCATAGGTTCGATTCAAAATGCGGCATCAACTTTCCGTCGTAATACCCATTTGCTACAAGCTCCGTTTTTTGAGCTCCGAATTTGGTATGCTGCATTCCCAGCCTGGAAAAAATATTTTCATTGAAAAGGGTTTCCATACTCTTTCCGTATGCGTTTTCCAAAATAACTCCTGTTAGTTCCAGACTCAGATTACTGTAGTTATATTCTACTCCCGGAAGTCCTTTCAGTTTTACATTTTTTAAATCTTTGAAAAACTGTTCCCTGGAATAAGAGGCAGAGAGATCTCTTAATAAAAATGGGGTTTCACTCGTCAGATTTTTATAAATCGCTTCATCATCAGGTAATGTCCGTGGTAATGCGGAATTGTAAGCGATAAAGTTTTTGATTTTAATCGGAGTACCGTTGTATTCCAGATTGGGATAATCTCCTTTTAGGTATTTTCTGATATCATCATCAAGATTAATTTTTCCGTCAACCACTGCTTTCGCCAGTAATTGTCCAGTCATCACCTTGGTAACTGAAGCAATTTCGAAATAGGTATTATCATTGGCTTTATTGCCTTTTCCTTTGTCTATTTCACCGAAATGTTTGGTATAGATTTTCCCGTCTTTCAGAATTCCGACAGAAACGGAATACGCTCCGGATTTTTCTGCAATTTTTTTTGCATTGGCATCTATGATAGAATAAACAGCTTTATCATTCTGTGCATAGTTCTTTGTAAACGCTAAAGCCAGTACCAATACGAATATATTCTTCATTGATTCTCTTCTCTGTTATTTGATTTTATTTGGATTGTCCGGATGTTCTTTCTGAAATTTTTCTGCAGCTTTGGTTTCTTTTTTCAGCCATTTTTCAAAAGGAAGTTTTTCATCATAATCTACGGCATACACTGTTTTCCCATCTTCAGATACTGTAAATTTAAAGCGG
This region of Chryseobacterium vaccae genomic DNA includes:
- a CDS encoding glycosyltransferase family 39 protein is translated as MMFNLAVLFLKIFYSHKKNFEGLTFEDWDIANNLVKYGVYSEFMSVGPTAYKLPVYPLFLSLFIYIFGDHAKTAVILSQHFIFFLIPLLFILISKIFNKDKIGILTGYLFIGSPAYFLYSNTLEITNVFIFIFLIFLYFFLVIWNGKYSWGHVIMLGISSAVLFLSQVVAVPLSMILLLCLLLFKKIKLKELVAVLGIIGCLYTPWVARNYVTFNKIILSKSPVWQNIHFGYFHEVQVFESLQKISLQKSSEIRKKRMHTDEFTMEKIYEKEVRSIEKNNPYISLKKAAANALMLWYVPSRYFYDSSPAVMGRKVYVIILNFTVLISLIQLYRHKKWELFLFSILLFGNFTVPYMIGQAGMTRFKLDFEWYQLFLAAYLVYNTVFNKYKKETE
- a CDS encoding ribonuclease inhibitor, whose product is MLNTSNNNTRKMIVIHGGHFSSLAGFYDEISNVLMKDADWKVGTLDGFDDILYGGFGIFENNEEIEMIWKLSGKSKEDLGLMATQEFYENKIRQGKPFNTELIQQKLNELLAGRGQTLFEILVEIIQSHKNITLVLSED
- a CDS encoding phosphoribosylformylglycinamidine synthase, which codes for MSKNKRIFVEKRGIFDVESPKIFDEVKAVVPAVQSVKVYNVYDIFGLNDGEFEKVVYNTFVDPVTDILHTENPAEKIHFGMEFLPGQYDQRADSAQQCIALLTENEKSKVRSGKLIEFEGISESDLVKIKDLLINKVESQEKDLSVLDIPADETPSKVLVHENFTNFNDAELENFYNNHGFALGLDDLKFIQEYFKTEQRNPTETELKVLDTYWSDHCRHTTFETELSDIQFEGQFKHTLETIFNDYIEKRKFLGRELKPISLMDLATVCGKYFHKTGNLDNLVISDEINACTIQIEAEYDGKKEPWYLLFKNETHNHPTEIEPFGGASTCLGGAIRDPLSGRSFVFQAMRLTGAADVLESVDKTLPGKLPQKTITKQAANGYSSYGNQIGLATTMVSEIYDEGYKAKRMEVGFVTGAVPIDWVRREKPANGDSIIILGGATGRDGVGGASGSSKEQDETSIHTMSSEVQKGNAVEERKIQRLFRNPEVTRLIKKSNDFGAGGVSVAIGEIADSLEVNLDVLPLKYEGLNGTELAISESQERMAVVVDPKDKEKFIKFCEAENIVAVEVAKVTDSGRMQMFWKGDKIVDLSRAFLDTNGCSKSQEVKITHLEEVKEETKTFTEENFLDTLKDKNVASQKGLLEMFDSSVGGTTVAMPLGGKYQQTLMEGSVQTLPVLGAKDIKTVSLASWGFDAEISKQNSLLGASYAVVESVAKIVAMGGDYKNIRLSFQEYFEKLGQNPEKWGKPLASLLGAYDAQINLGLAAIGGKDSMSGTYQDLNVPPTLISFACANGEKQNIISPEFKAAGNKIYFFNHIAQESGLPDYTALKEVYEFIFENINSGKIVSVKTVKDGGVAVALAKMSFGNRLGAEINADENTLLAKNIGSLIIEAKEELSSVNLQMIGKVVTDEVVTINNFKFQISNLESAYTGTFENLFPTVEKEKITVEIDEKSNSIHPRNIIIKKHGIAQPKVFAPVFPGTNCEYDTLNAFQKEGAVVSSLPLINISHQLLDESIDAWVEEIRTSQILAFSGGFSAGDEPDGSAKFIVNVLKNEKMKNAVHELLDRDGMIIGICNGFQALVKSGLLPYGRIKDLDENSPTLAHNAIRRHISQMVTVRVVNDESPWLKGMKGQEFTIPISHGEGRFMASEEEIKKLYENGQIATQYIDLDGNIAHGMPFNPNNSLFGIEGITSPCGKIYGRMGHPERFAEGLMKNIPTANYHNIFKNGVEYFK
- a CDS encoding serine hydrolase, which encodes MRNALMFILILTFVKSYSQSEKTVYSIIEANAKKLAEKSGAYSVSIGIIKDGKVYTRHFGELDKGKGNQANDNTYFEIASVTKLFTGQMLSKAVLEGKINLDDDIRKYLKDDYRNLEFNGTPVKVRNILSYTTALPRSLPDEDDLKGKNWTDKSPFLIVEREAGYFKDQFLKDLKQVKLDTVPGFKYQYSNLSLELAGHILENVYGKEVETLFHENIFSKLGMKNTKFTLGKNEILANGYNGDHQLMPHFASNLWGSTGARTKSTLGDLMKFLKDELYSKDKVVQGTHKNIENSKETWKGYLWDDYYISEFGKVGFKHGGSFGTQTWFTVYPELNIGICMIVNVSVDGGGFVLLDSASEIMEDLTSSSAKKEVYGYSVKGNNVVFSYTHPKNADAGLLNTIAVAGSFNDWNPENKEYRMTKKDKNRFELEVPISKFEKGKTYSFKFVLNKVVWMNAPKKASNADGTPDRNLTLVL
- a CDS encoding serine hydrolase yields the protein MKNIFVLVLALAFTKNYAQNDKAVYSIIDANAKKIAEKSGAYSVSVGILKDGKIYTKHFGEIDKGKGNKANDNTYFEIASVTKVMTGQLLAKAVVDGKINLDDDIRKYLKGDYPNLEYNGTPIKIKNFIAYNSALPRTLPDDEAIYKNLTSETPFLLRDLSASYSREQFFKDLKNVKLKGLPGVEYNYSNLSLELTGVILENAYGKSMETLFNENIFSRLGMQHTKFGAQKTELVANGYYDGKLMPHFESNLWSSSGMKTISSMGDLMKFMKDELYSKDKVILESQRNIDNSKENWHSYFWDNFYISEYGKVGNKHGGAFGTQTWFAIYPELKMGICVIVNNSTPTTFPILQNAAGEIIEDFAVPSAKKEMYGYSVKGNNVVFSYTHPQNADAGLLNTVALAGSFNDWNPENKDYQMTKKDKNRFELEVPVSKFEKGKTYTFKFVLNKIAWLNAPKRASNADSTPDKNLIFTL